A section of the Pseudomonas fluorescens genome encodes:
- a CDS encoding ACP phosphodiesterase: MNYLAHLHLGGQLPAQLLGSLYGDFVKGRLQGQYSPQIEAAIQLHRAIDRFTDSHPLVGQALSRFTLTRRRYAGIVLDVFFDHCLARDWALYADQPLERFTSQVYRVLAAEPQLPGRLAQIAPHMAADDWLGSYREFAVMEQVLRGISRRLSQPRELGQAMQELRVLYEPLSEDFRAFYPQLQGFAHSQLSTPI; encoded by the coding sequence ATGAATTATCTCGCACATCTGCACCTCGGCGGCCAACTTCCTGCACAACTGCTGGGCAGTCTCTATGGCGATTTCGTCAAAGGCCGCCTGCAAGGCCAGTACAGCCCGCAAATCGAGGCGGCGATCCAGTTGCATCGCGCCATCGACCGCTTCACCGACAGTCACCCGTTGGTAGGGCAGGCGTTGTCACGGTTTACCCTGACCCGGCGCCGCTATGCGGGGATCGTCCTCGACGTGTTTTTTGACCACTGCCTGGCGCGGGATTGGGCGCTGTATGCCGACCAGCCGCTGGAGCGCTTTACCTCCCAGGTGTACCGGGTGCTGGCGGCCGAACCGCAGCTGCCGGGGCGCCTGGCGCAGATTGCACCGCATATGGCGGCTGATGACTGGCTGGGCTCCTACCGAGAGTTCGCGGTCATGGAGCAAGTGCTGCGGGGGATTTCCCGGCGCTTGAGCCAACCCCGGGAACTGGGGCAGGCGATGCAGGAATTGCGGGTGCTGTATGAGCCGTTGAGCGAGGATTTTCGGGCGTT
- a CDS encoding ArsR/SmtB family transcription factor has translation MSIDLDEIIKALAHPVRRDILNWLKDPKVQFPEQVHNHEYGICAGQIDQRCGLSQSTVSAHLATLQRAGLISSQKAGQWHFFRRNEDVIQAFIQAITEELSLPQ, from the coding sequence ATGTCCATTGACCTCGACGAAATAATAAAAGCCCTGGCACACCCAGTACGGCGAGACATTCTCAACTGGCTGAAAGACCCGAAAGTGCAATTCCCCGAACAAGTGCACAACCACGAATACGGTATCTGCGCCGGCCAGATCGATCAACGCTGCGGCCTGTCGCAGTCCACCGTCTCGGCACACCTGGCCACCCTGCAACGGGCAGGCTTGATCAGCAGCCAGAAAGCCGGGCAGTGGCACTTTTTCCGACGCAATGAAGACGTGATCCAGGCGTTTATCCAAGCCATCACCGAAGAACTCAGCCTCCCGCAGTAA
- a CDS encoding MFS transporter: protein MPLSLLILALSAFAIGTTEFVIMGLLPDVAADLGVSIPGAGWLVTGYALGVAIGAPFMALATAKLPRKAALVALMGIFIIGNLLCALASDYNVLMFARVVTALCHGAFFGIGSVVAANLVPANKRASAVALMFTGLTLANVLGVPLGTALGQEAGWRSTFWAVTVIGVIALIGLIRFLPAKRDEEKLDMRAELAALKGAGIWLSLSMTALFAASMFTLFTYVAPLLGDVTGISPKGVTWTLLLIGLGLTVGNIIGGKLADKRLAATLIGVFVSMAVVSTALTWTSVAIIPTEITLFLWATASFAAVPALQINVVTFGKAAPNLVSTLNIGAFNIGNALGAWVGGSVIAHGFGLTSVPLAAAALAILALLVTLITFRQSGNADLAPATH from the coding sequence ATGCCTCTCTCGCTACTCATACTGGCCTTAAGCGCCTTCGCCATCGGCACCACCGAATTCGTCATCATGGGCCTGCTGCCCGATGTGGCGGCCGACCTCGGTGTATCGATTCCCGGCGCCGGCTGGCTGGTGACCGGCTACGCCCTGGGCGTGGCCATTGGTGCACCCTTCATGGCACTGGCCACCGCCAAGCTGCCGCGCAAGGCTGCCCTGGTAGCGCTGATGGGCATTTTCATCATCGGCAACCTGCTCTGCGCCCTGGCCAGTGACTACAACGTGCTGATGTTTGCCCGAGTAGTCACCGCCCTGTGCCACGGTGCGTTCTTTGGGATCGGCTCGGTGGTGGCGGCCAACCTGGTGCCGGCCAACAAGCGTGCGTCGGCGGTGGCCCTGATGTTTACCGGCCTGACCCTGGCCAACGTGCTCGGTGTGCCCCTGGGCACCGCGCTGGGCCAGGAAGCCGGCTGGCGCTCGACCTTCTGGGCCGTGACGGTCATTGGCGTGATTGCGCTGATTGGCCTGATCCGCTTCCTGCCGGCCAAGCGTGATGAAGAGAAACTCGACATGCGCGCCGAACTGGCGGCCCTCAAGGGTGCTGGGATCTGGCTGTCGCTGAGCATGACCGCGCTGTTTGCCGCGTCGATGTTCACCCTCTTCACCTACGTCGCACCGCTGCTCGGTGATGTCACCGGTATCTCGCCCAAAGGCGTGACCTGGACCCTGCTGTTGATCGGCCTGGGCCTGACCGTCGGCAACATCATCGGCGGCAAGCTGGCGGACAAGCGCCTGGCGGCCACCCTGATCGGTGTGTTTGTCAGCATGGCCGTGGTGTCCACCGCACTGACCTGGACCAGCGTCGCCATCATCCCTACCGAAATCACCCTGTTCCTCTGGGCCACCGCGTCGTTTGCCGCCGTGCCGGCGCTGCAGATCAACGTGGTGACCTTCGGCAAGGCCGCGCCCAACCTGGTCTCGACCCTGAATATCGGCGCTTTCAACATTGGCAACGCCTTGGGCGCCTGGGTCGGCGGCAGTGTGATTGCCCACGGCTTCGGCCTGACCAGCGTACCGCTGGCGGCTGCGGCCCTGGCAATCCTGGCGCTGCTGGTCACGCTGATCACGTTCCGCCAGAGCGGCAATGCCGACCTGGCTCCTGCTACCCACTAA
- a CDS encoding alkene reductase, with product MTTIFDPIKLGDVQLSNRIIMAPLTRCRADAGRVPNALMAEYYVQRASAGLILSEATSVTPMGVGYPDTPGIWSNDQVRGWTNITKAVHGAGGKIFLQLWHVGRISHEMYLNGEAPVAPSAVQPAGHVSLVRPLADYPTPRALETAEIADIVDAYRVGAENAKAAGFDGVEVHGANGYLLDQFLQSSTNQRTDEYGGSVENRARLLLEVTDAVIEVWGAGRVGMHLSPRADLHDMGDDNLAETFTYVARELGKRGIAFICAREKEASDSLGPQLRAAFGGPYIANERFTKDSANAWLASGKADAVAFGVPFIANPDLPARLKADAPLNDANPQTFYGQGPVGYIDYPTLAL from the coding sequence ATGACGACTATTTTCGATCCGATCAAACTGGGTGATGTGCAGCTGTCGAACCGCATCATCATGGCGCCGCTGACCCGCTGCCGTGCCGATGCCGGCCGCGTGCCCAATGCGCTGATGGCTGAATACTACGTACAGCGGGCCTCCGCCGGGCTGATCCTCAGCGAGGCCACCTCGGTGACCCCCATGGGCGTGGGCTACCCGGACACGCCGGGCATCTGGTCCAACGACCAGGTGCGTGGCTGGACCAACATCACCAAGGCCGTACACGGCGCCGGGGGCAAGATTTTCCTGCAACTGTGGCATGTCGGGCGGATCTCCCACGAGATGTACCTGAACGGCGAGGCCCCGGTAGCACCGAGCGCCGTCCAGCCGGCAGGTCATGTCAGCCTGGTGCGCCCGCTGGCCGATTACCCGACGCCACGCGCCCTGGAAACCGCGGAAATCGCCGATATCGTCGACGCCTACCGCGTGGGCGCCGAGAATGCCAAGGCTGCGGGCTTTGACGGCGTGGAAGTGCATGGCGCCAACGGCTACCTGCTCGACCAGTTCCTGCAAAGCAGCACCAACCAGCGCACTGACGAATACGGCGGATCCGTGGAAAACCGCGCACGACTGTTGCTGGAAGTGACCGACGCGGTGATCGAAGTCTGGGGTGCTGGCCGCGTGGGGATGCACTTGTCACCAAGGGCCGACCTCCATGACATGGGCGATGACAACCTGGCAGAGACGTTTACCTACGTCGCCCGTGAACTGGGCAAGCGTGGCATCGCCTTTATCTGTGCCCGCGAGAAAGAGGCCAGTGACAGTCTGGGCCCGCAATTGCGAGCAGCGTTCGGTGGGCCGTACATCGCCAACGAGCGCTTTACCAAGGACAGCGCCAACGCCTGGCTGGCTTCGGGCAAGGCGGATGCCGTGGCCTTTGGTGTGCCGTTCATCGCCAACCCGGATCTGCCGGCGCGCCTCAAGGCCGATGCGCCGCTGAATGACGCGAACCCGCAGACGTTCTATGGCCAAGGCCCGGTCGGCTATATCGACTACCCGACCCTGGCACTCTGA